A window from Eretmochelys imbricata isolate rEreImb1 chromosome 23, rEreImb1.hap1, whole genome shotgun sequence encodes these proteins:
- the YIF1B gene encoding LOW QUALITY PROTEIN: protein YIF1B (The sequence of the model RefSeq protein was modified relative to this genomic sequence to represent the inferred CDS: deleted 1 base in 1 codon), with protein MNPDGGPGGGLRQPSKRRLPAASSSMADPHQLFDDTSSSALGRGYAAPQSPPVGYPAQGSFLAEPMSSFAMAYGSTLASHSKEIVDKNIDRFIPMTKLKYYFAVDTVYVGKKLGLLLFPFMHQDWQVRYQQDTPVAPRFDINAPDLYIPVMAFITYILVAGLALGTQNRFSPDILGLQASSALAWLIVEVLAILLSLYLVTVNTDLTTIDLVAFSGYKYVGMIVGIVSGLLFGKTGYHLLLSWCCLSIFVFMIRTLRLKILSEAAAEGVLVRGAKNQLRMYLTMAIAALQPLFMYWLTFHLVR; from the exons ATGAACCCAGATGGCGGCCCCGGCGGGGGGCTGCGGCAGc CCTCCAAGCGCCGGCTGCCGGCCGCCTCCTCCAGCATGGCTGATCCTCACCAGCTGTTCGATGACACCAGCTCCAGTGCCCTGGGCAGGGGCTACGCTGCCCCGCAGTCCCCCCCTGTGGGCTACCCTGCACAGGGCTCCTTCCTGGCCGAGCCCATGTCCAGCTTCGCCATGGCCTACGGCAGCACCCTGGCCAGCCACAGCAAGGAGATTGTGGACAAGAAC ATTGACCGCTTCATTCCCATGACTAAGCTGAAATATTACTTTGCCGTGGACACTGTCTACGTAGGCAAGAAGCTGGGGCTGCTTCTCTTCCCGTTCATGCACCAG GACTGGCAGGTGCGATACCAGCAGGACACGCCTGTAGCACCACGGTTTGACATCAACGCCCCTGATCTCTACATTCCAG TCATGGCTTTCATCACGTACATCCTGGTGGCTGGCTTAGCACTGGGAACCCAGAACAG GTTTTCTCCCGACATCCTGGGCTTGCAGGCCAGCtcggccctggcctggctgatcgtgGAGGTGCTGGCCATCCTGCTGAGCCTCTACCTGGTGACCGTGAACACGGACCTCACCACCATCGACCTCGTCGCCTTCTCGGGGTACAAGTACGTCGG GATGATTGTCGGCATCGTGTCCGGCCTGCTCTTCGGCAAGACTGGCTACCACCTGCTGCTGAGTTGGTGCTGCCTCTCCATCTTCGTCTTCATG atcaGGACGCTGCGGCTGAAGATCCTGTCGGAGGCGGCTGCGGAGGGCGTGCTGGTGCGGGGGGCC AAGAACCAGCTGCGCATGTACCTCACCATGGCTATCGCCGCCCTGCAGCCGCTCTTCATGTACTGGCTGACCTTCCACCTCGTCAGGTGA